One part of the Glycine max cultivar Williams 82 chromosome 14, Glycine_max_v4.0, whole genome shotgun sequence genome encodes these proteins:
- the LOC100790299 gene encoding aspartic proteinase Asp1 yields the protein MDVKMKGITALHTLLQFLLFSAIFPLSFSAQPRNAKKLSSDNHHRLSSSAVFKVQGNVYPLGHYTVSLNIGYPPKLYDLDIDSGSDLTWVQCDAPCKGCTKPRDQLYKPNHNLVQCVDQLCSEVQLSMEYTCASPDDQCDYEVEYADHGSSLGVLVRDYIPFQFTNGSVVRPRVAFGCGYDQKYSGSNSPPATSGVLGLGNGRASILSQLHSLGLIHNVVGHCLSARGGGFLFFGDDFIPSSGIVWTSMLPSSSEKHYSSGPAELVFNGKATVVKGLELIFDSGSSYTYFNSQAYQAVVDLVTQDLKGKQLKRATDDPSLPICWKGAKSFKSLSDVKKYFKPLALSFTKTKILQMHLPPEAYLIITKHGNVCLGILDGTEVGLENLNIIGDISLQDKMVIYDNEKQQIGWVSSNCDRLPNVDRDLEGDFPHPYATNLGIFGDRCPASYEETD from the exons ATGGATGTTAAAATGAAGGGAATAACAGCATTGCACACGCTTTTGcaatttcttctgttttctgcCATTTTCCCACTCTCTTTCTCAGCTCAACCCCGCAACGCCAAGAAGCTATCTTCTGATAATCATCATCGCCTTTCCTCCTCAGCTGTTTTCAAAGTTCAGGGAAATGTTTACCCTCTTGG GCATTACACAGTGTCTCTCAACATTGGCTATCCCCCCAAGCTTTATGACCTTGACATTGACTCGGGTAGTGACCTCACTTGGGTTCAGTGTGATGCACCATGTAAAGGTTGCACCAAG CCTCGCGATCAACTTTATAAACCCAATCACAACCTTGTGCAATGTGTGGACCAGTTGTGTTCTGAAGTGCAATTATCAATGGAATATACTTGTGCTTCCCCAGATGACCAATGTGACTATGAGGTTGAGTATGCAGATCATGGATCATCTCTTGGTGTGCTAGTCCGGGACTACATTCCTTTTCAATTCACCAATGGCTCTGTGGTGCGCCCTAGGGTAGCCTTTGG GTGTGGATATGATCAAAAGTATTCTGGTTCTAACTCCCCACCTGCTACATCAGGAGTTCTTGGCCTTGGAAATGGAAGAGCAAGCATCTTATCTCAGCTTCATTCTTTGGGTCTGATCCACAATGTGGTTGGCCACTGCTTAAGTGCACGAGGAGGAGGGTTTTTATTCTTTGGAGATGATTTTATTCCCTCTTCAGGAATTGTTTGGACATCCATGTTGCCGAGTTCTTCAGA AAAACACTACAGCTCAGGACCAGCAGAACTGGTTTTCAATGGAAAGGCTACTGTTGTTAAGGGTCTTGAACTTATCTTCGATAGTGGGAGCTCTTACACATACTTCAACTCACAAGCCTATCAAGCTGTTGTTGATTTA GTAACTCAAGATTTAAAGGGAAAACAGTTGAAAAGAGCTACTGATGATCCATCACTTCCAATTTGTTGGAAGGGTGCAAAGTCTTTCAAATCGTTAAGTGATGTCAAGAAATACTTCAAGCCCCTAGCATTGAGCTTCACAAAAACCAAGATTTTGCAGATGCACCTACCACCAGAAGCTTATCTTATTATCACT AAACATGGCAATGTCTGCTTGGGGATTCTAGATGGCACTGAAGTAGGACTAGAAAATCTGAACATAATAGGAG ACATCTCTTTACAAGATAAAATGGTGATTTATGACAACGAGAAACAGCAGATTGGATGGGTTTCTTCAAATTGTGATAGGCTTCCCAA TGTGGATCGTGATTTGGAAGGTGATTTTCCACACCCGTATGCAACGAATTTGGGTATCTTTGGGGACCGTTGTCCTGCATCTTATGAAGAAACAGACTGA